From one Streptomyces sp. Q6 genomic stretch:
- the pcaH gene encoding protocatechuate 3,4-dioxygenase subunit beta produces MTLTQHDIDAEIAAEHAAYEKRVAGGAPVEHHPRRDYAPYRSSTLRHPKQPPVNIDVSKDPELVELSSPAFGERDITEIDNDLTRQHNGEPIGERITVAGRLLDRAGRPLRGQLVEIWQANSAGRYAHQREQHDAPLDPNFTGVGRMLTDDQGRYHFTTIQPGPYPWRNHVNAWRPAHIHFSMFGSAFTQRLVTQMYFPSDPLFPYDPIIQSVTDDAARQRLVATYDHSQSVPEFSMGYHWDIVLDGPQATWIEEGR; encoded by the coding sequence ATGACGCTCACCCAGCACGACATCGACGCGGAGATAGCGGCCGAGCACGCCGCGTACGAGAAGCGCGTCGCCGGCGGCGCGCCCGTCGAGCACCACCCGCGCCGCGACTACGCGCCCTACCGCTCCTCCACGCTGCGCCACCCGAAGCAGCCGCCGGTGAACATCGACGTCTCCAAGGACCCGGAGCTGGTGGAGCTGTCCTCCCCCGCGTTCGGCGAGCGCGACATCACCGAGATCGACAACGACCTCACCCGGCAGCACAACGGCGAGCCGATCGGCGAGCGCATCACCGTCGCGGGACGCCTCCTCGACCGCGCCGGGCGCCCGCTGCGCGGCCAGCTCGTCGAGATCTGGCAGGCCAACTCGGCGGGCCGCTACGCCCATCAGCGCGAGCAGCACGACGCCCCGCTGGACCCCAACTTCACCGGTGTGGGGCGGATGCTGACGGACGATCAGGGCCGCTACCACTTCACCACCATCCAGCCGGGCCCGTACCCGTGGCGCAACCACGTGAACGCCTGGCGGCCGGCCCACATCCACTTCTCGATGTTCGGCTCGGCGTTCACGCAGCGGCTCGTGACGCAGATGTACTTCCCGAGCGACCCCCTGTTCCCGTACGACCCGATCATCCAGTCCGTGACCGACGACGCGGCCCGTCAGCGGCTCGTCGCGACGTACGACCACAGCCAGTCGGTGCCCGAGTTCTCGATGGGCTACCACTGGGACATCGTGCTCGACGGACCGCAGGCCACCTGGATCGAAGAAGGGCGCTGA
- a CDS encoding MarR family winged helix-turn-helix transcriptional regulator has product MAAVDLTTHPGHLARRLQQAHYLLWNAMVSEEITSPQFAVLNALVAEPGLDQRTVGERVGLDRSTIAEVVSRLTRRDLVDKVRDPQDGRRWLLRPTAEGARTHKKLTVRTARMNQVFLAPLDAGEQQVFFDLIQRVCDAAEGLRSPQATAAPAVTPS; this is encoded by the coding sequence ATGGCCGCGGTGGACCTGACCACCCATCCCGGGCATCTCGCCCGGCGGCTCCAGCAGGCCCACTACCTGCTGTGGAACGCGATGGTCTCGGAGGAGATCACGTCACCGCAGTTCGCGGTCCTGAACGCGCTCGTCGCCGAGCCGGGACTCGACCAGCGCACCGTCGGAGAGCGCGTCGGCCTCGACCGCTCGACGATCGCCGAGGTCGTCAGCCGGCTCACCCGGCGCGACCTCGTCGACAAGGTGCGCGACCCGCAGGACGGCCGCCGCTGGCTGCTGCGGCCGACCGCGGAGGGGGCGCGCACCCACAAGAAGCTGACCGTGCGCACCGCCCGCATGAACCAGGTCTTCCTGGCGCCCCTCGACGCCGGTGAGCAGCAGGTCTTCTTCGATCTGATCCAGCGGGTGTGCGACGCGGCCGAGGGGCTGCGCAGTCCGCAGGCGACGGCCGCCCCGGCCGTCACGCCTTCGTGA
- a CDS encoding DUF3048 domain-containing protein, with translation MLGAASAACTAGGLPPDGNGDASPSARGAALLAVKIDNVGAARPQTGLQDADIVYAEQVEGGLSRLMAVFGSRLPDVVGPVRSARETDLELLAQFDRPTLAFSGAQGRLLPLIDAASLRAKSPAEAGGAYFRGGDRPAPHNLFLRPGRLGRTTSGTNAGTAAGFRFAARAPADGRAAAERTVRFPSARFTFTWAAGQGRWRVSMDGRPAVTSTGERLTAATAVVQYVDIQPSRFHDKLGNTSPLSRTVGTGKALVLRDGRVYDARWERPAAADPTTFTTADGTPLPFAPGPVWVVFTKA, from the coding sequence ATGCTCGGGGCCGCGAGCGCGGCCTGCACGGCGGGCGGGCTGCCCCCGGACGGGAACGGGGACGCGTCGCCGTCCGCCCGGGGCGCGGCCCTGCTCGCCGTGAAGATCGACAACGTGGGGGCGGCACGGCCGCAGACCGGGCTCCAGGACGCGGACATCGTCTACGCCGAACAGGTCGAGGGCGGTCTGAGCCGTCTGATGGCGGTCTTCGGCTCGCGCCTGCCCGACGTCGTGGGCCCGGTGCGCAGCGCGCGCGAGACCGATCTGGAGCTGCTCGCCCAGTTCGACCGCCCGACGCTCGCGTTCTCCGGCGCCCAGGGCAGGCTGCTCCCGCTGATCGACGCGGCGTCGCTACGCGCGAAGTCCCCGGCCGAGGCGGGCGGGGCGTACTTCCGCGGCGGCGACAGACCGGCGCCGCACAATCTCTTCCTGCGACCGGGCAGGCTGGGCCGTACGACGTCGGGGACGAACGCGGGCACGGCGGCCGGGTTCCGCTTCGCGGCGCGGGCACCGGCGGACGGGCGGGCCGCGGCGGAGCGCACGGTGCGCTTCCCGTCGGCCCGCTTCACCTTCACCTGGGCCGCCGGGCAGGGGCGTTGGCGGGTGAGCATGGACGGGCGTCCCGCCGTCACGTCCACCGGCGAGCGGCTCACCGCCGCGACGGCCGTCGTGCAGTACGTCGACATCCAGCCGTCCCGCTTCCACGACAAGCTCGGCAACACGTCACCCCTGTCGCGCACGGTGGGTACGGGGAAGGCGCTCGTCCTGCGCGACGGGCGCGTCTACGACGCGCGGTGGGAGCGGCCCGCCGCCGCCGACCCGACGACGTTCACGACGGCGGACGGCACGCCCCTGCCCTTCGCGCCGGGGCCGGTGTGGGTGGTGTTCACGAAGGCGTGA
- a CDS encoding ATP-dependent DNA ligase: MDLPVMPPVRPMLAKSAARIPAGMHYEAKWDGFRAIVFRDGPEIELTSRTTKSLTRYFPELVEALAERLPERCVLDGEIVIARDGRLDFDALTERIHPADSRVRTLAERTPASFVAFDVLALGDEALVDVPLAERRTRLEEALAQASAPLHLAPATTDAELAGRWFEQYEGAGLDGVVAKPLDLRYRQDERLMFKIKHERTADCVVAGYRLHKSGPVVGSLLLGLYDDAGTLQHVGVCASFTMKRRAELIEELEPLRTESAEGHPWAAWSDEAAQAKSRMPGATSRWTGKKDLSWVALRPERVAEVAYEHMENGARFRHTARFRRWRPDRTPESCTYAQLDEPVSFDLADVLR, from the coding sequence ATGGATCTTCCCGTGATGCCGCCGGTCCGGCCGATGCTCGCCAAGTCCGCCGCCCGGATCCCCGCCGGGATGCACTACGAGGCGAAGTGGGACGGCTTCCGGGCGATCGTCTTCCGCGACGGTCCGGAGATCGAGCTCACCAGCCGCACCACCAAGTCGCTGACCAGGTACTTTCCCGAACTGGTGGAGGCGCTCGCCGAGCGTCTGCCCGAGCGGTGCGTGCTGGACGGGGAGATCGTGATCGCGCGGGACGGGCGGCTCGACTTCGACGCGCTGACCGAGCGGATCCACCCCGCGGACTCCCGGGTGCGGACCCTCGCCGAGCGCACGCCCGCCTCCTTCGTGGCCTTCGACGTCCTGGCGCTGGGCGACGAGGCACTGGTCGACGTGCCGCTCGCCGAGCGCAGGACACGCCTGGAGGAGGCCCTCGCGCAGGCCTCGGCGCCGCTGCACCTGGCCCCGGCGACGACGGACGCCGAGCTGGCGGGGCGCTGGTTCGAGCAGTACGAGGGCGCGGGCCTGGACGGCGTCGTCGCCAAGCCGCTCGACCTGCGGTACCGGCAGGACGAGCGCCTCATGTTCAAGATCAAGCACGAGCGGACGGCGGACTGCGTGGTCGCCGGGTACCGGCTCCACAAGAGCGGCCCGGTCGTCGGCTCGCTGCTGCTCGGCCTGTACGACGACGCGGGCACCCTCCAGCACGTGGGGGTCTGCGCGTCCTTCACGATGAAGCGCCGCGCCGAGCTGATCGAGGAGCTGGAGCCGCTGCGGACGGAGTCCGCCGAGGGCCACCCCTGGGCGGCCTGGTCCGACGAGGCGGCCCAGGCGAAGTCCCGGATGCCGGGCGCCACCAGCCGCTGGACCGGCAAGAAGGACCTCTCCTGGGTGGCGCTGCGCCCCGAACGGGTGGCCGAGGTGGCGTACGAGCACATGGAGAACGGCGCACGCTTCCGGCACACGGCCCGGTTCCGCCGCTGGCGCCCGGACCGGACGCCGGAGAGCTGCACCTACGCGCAGCTGGACGAGCCGGTGTCGTTCGACCTGGCGGACGTCCTGCGCTGA
- the ligD gene encoding non-homologous end-joining DNA ligase gives MGSKGAAVELTAGGRPVRLSSPDKVYFPDSGTTVHTKLDVANYFLAVGDGILRALRDRPTTLERYPDGVTGESFYQKRAPKNLPDWIPTATITFPSGRTADEMCPTEVAAVLWAAQFGTLTFHPWPVRRSDPDHPDELRIDLDPQPGTEYGDAVHAAHELRHVLHEFGGLRGWPKTSGGRGLHVFVPIEPRWTFVEVRRAAIACGRELERRMPQAVTTAWWKEERGERIFVDYNQTARDRTIASAYSIRARPGAPVSAPLTWDELGDALPRDFDIVSMPRRYADVGDVHADMDKERYALDALLELADRDEKDRGLGDLPYPPEYPKMPGEPKRVQPSRARHEARPGD, from the coding sequence ATGGGCAGCAAGGGCGCGGCGGTGGAGCTGACGGCGGGCGGACGGCCCGTGCGTCTGTCCAGCCCCGACAAGGTGTACTTCCCGGACAGTGGCACGACGGTCCACACCAAGCTGGACGTGGCGAACTACTTCCTCGCGGTCGGCGACGGAATCCTGCGCGCCCTGCGGGACAGGCCCACGACCCTGGAGCGCTACCCCGACGGCGTCACCGGCGAGTCCTTCTACCAGAAGCGGGCCCCGAAGAACCTGCCCGACTGGATCCCCACCGCCACCATCACCTTCCCGTCGGGACGCACCGCCGACGAGATGTGCCCGACCGAGGTCGCCGCCGTCCTGTGGGCCGCCCAGTTCGGCACCCTCACCTTCCACCCGTGGCCGGTGCGCCGCTCCGACCCCGACCACCCGGACGAACTGCGCATCGACCTCGACCCGCAGCCCGGCACCGAGTACGGCGACGCCGTGCACGCCGCCCACGAACTGCGCCACGTGCTCCACGAGTTCGGCGGACTGCGGGGCTGGCCCAAGACCTCCGGCGGCCGCGGCCTGCACGTGTTCGTGCCCATCGAACCGCGCTGGACCTTCGTCGAGGTGCGCCGCGCCGCCATCGCCTGCGGACGCGAACTGGAGCGCCGCATGCCGCAGGCGGTGACGACGGCCTGGTGGAAGGAGGAGCGCGGCGAACGCATCTTCGTCGACTACAACCAGACGGCCCGCGACCGCACCATCGCCTCCGCCTACTCCATCCGCGCCCGCCCCGGCGCCCCCGTCTCCGCCCCGCTGACCTGGGACGAACTCGGGGACGCGCTGCCCCGTGACTTCGACATCGTCTCCATGCCCCGGCGGTACGCCGACGTGGGCGACGTGCACGCCGACATGGACAAGGAGCGGTACGCCCTCGACGCCCTCCTGGAACTGGCCGACCGCGACGAGAAGGACCGCGGCCTGGGCGACCTGCCGTACCCGCCGGAGTATCCGAAGATGCCGGGCGAACCCAAGCGGGTACAGCCGAGCCGGGCCAGGCACGAGGCCCGGCCCGGCGATTGA